In the genome of Ignavibacteriales bacterium, one region contains:
- a CDS encoding PBP1A family penicillin-binding protein — protein sequence MNSHHNKMTLKNYKKIIFALVLFLNQILIAQELPPINLDYSSYVLSSDGKVLGYYGEKKRVDARSTGYVSKYVLWSLIATEDRDFYNHDGVSIKGLVRGLWQTITGNTQGGSTLTMQLARNLFLTNERTISRKLSEIDIAYQLESKYTKDELLLLYLNTVFFGHNAYGIWAAAETYYSKTPDQLSITESAALVGLLQSPNGYDPLKRPDKMLKRRNEVLYNLVEVEKISEREFNKLKKEPLNLIMNENIAGHFVEYVRIEASKILSQLGLSLNKDELKITTTLNYEFQKAAEDAVIWQWNQFPEKMKSAQIGLVSVEPNTGEIKTMIGGNPDSDSKGFNRATQILRQPGSAFKPFLYGEMLEDGFTIETPLIDSPLVVDSGKSYEWRPTNSDNSFSGIKLPMITAVQHSVNLSAAHAITELTSPDSVIEFANRMGIKSFLKSFPSLALGTSEVNPLDMASSFAVFAAYGNYVEPFAIKKIEDKNGRIVYETKNEIQTVTDSATAYLLTTMMETVVDSGTATSVRKYYKGTAAGKTGTTQNSTDAWFVGYNPHLSTAVWIGYDDPQKKLSGGFQYGGSACAPVWARMMNDISKSVPGFFGDVFPMPSSVDYRMLCIDSGERAVEDCVNVGYFPVNISLPVFECHIHSKEKEYFDIHYAW from the coding sequence ATGAATTCACATCACAACAAAATGACTTTGAAAAATTATAAGAAAATTATTTTCGCTCTTGTTCTTTTCCTGAATCAAATACTGATTGCGCAGGAACTTCCCCCTATCAATTTGGATTATTCATCCTATGTATTATCATCCGACGGAAAAGTTCTTGGTTATTACGGCGAGAAAAAACGAGTTGATGCCAGAAGCACGGGTTACGTTTCAAAATATGTTTTGTGGTCATTGATAGCTACAGAAGACCGTGACTTTTATAATCATGATGGTGTTTCAATTAAAGGATTGGTAAGAGGTCTGTGGCAAACGATAACGGGCAACACACAAGGCGGTTCGACTCTTACAATGCAGCTTGCAAGAAATTTATTCTTAACAAATGAAAGAACAATCTCACGTAAGCTAAGCGAGATTGATATTGCATATCAGCTTGAATCGAAATACACAAAAGATGAGTTATTGCTTTTATACCTCAACACAGTGTTCTTCGGACATAATGCTTACGGCATCTGGGCTGCTGCAGAAACTTACTACAGTAAAACTCCCGATCAGTTAAGCATAACAGAAAGTGCCGCGCTTGTGGGTTTGCTTCAATCGCCAAACGGATATGATCCGCTGAAGCGTCCTGATAAAATGTTGAAAAGAAGAAATGAAGTTTTATATAATCTTGTTGAAGTTGAAAAAATATCGGAGCGTGAATTCAACAAACTAAAAAAAGAGCCTTTGAATCTTATAATGAATGAAAACATTGCGGGACATTTTGTTGAATATGTAAGAATCGAAGCATCAAAAATTTTATCTCAGCTTGGATTATCTCTCAACAAAGATGAACTGAAAATTACAACAACACTCAATTATGAATTTCAAAAAGCTGCTGAAGATGCGGTTATATGGCAGTGGAATCAATTCCCCGAAAAAATGAAAAGCGCACAAATCGGATTAGTTTCTGTTGAACCAAATACGGGTGAAATAAAAACGATGATAGGCGGAAATCCAGACAGCGACAGTAAAGGATTCAACCGCGCGACACAAATTCTTCGTCAGCCGGGTTCTGCTTTTAAACCTTTTTTATATGGAGAGATGCTTGAAGATGGTTTTACAATTGAAACGCCACTCATTGATTCACCGCTGGTTGTTGATTCAGGAAAAAGCTATGAATGGCGACCGACTAATTCTGATAATTCTTTTTCTGGAATTAAACTCCCGATGATTACAGCGGTGCAGCATTCTGTTAATCTTTCAGCAGCACACGCAATAACGGAATTAACTTCACCTGATTCCGTGATTGAATTTGCAAACAGGATGGGGATAAAATCATTTTTAAAATCTTTCCCATCACTTGCGCTTGGAACAAGTGAAGTAAACCCGCTTGATATGGCATCATCATTTGCGGTGTTTGCTGCTTATGGAAATTATGTTGAACCGTTCGCGATAAAGAAGATCGAGGATAAGAACGGCAGGATCGTCTATGAAACTAAAAATGAAATTCAGACCGTTACCGATTCCGCCACAGCATATCTTTTAACAACAATGATGGAAACAGTTGTTGACAGCGGAACAGCAACATCAGTAAGAAAATATTATAAGGGAACAGCAGCAGGAAAAACCGGAACAACACAAAACTCAACCGATGCATGGTTTGTGGGTTACAATCCGCATTTATCAACTGCCGTGTGGATAGGTTATGATGATCCGCAAAAAAAACTTTCAGGTGGATTTCAATACGGCGGTTCTGCGTGCGCCCCCGTCTGGGCACGAATGATGAATGACATTTCTAAAAGTGTTCCCGGGTTTTTCGGAGATGTATTTCCAATGCCTTCATCAGTTGATTACAGAATGTTGTGCATTGATTCAGGTGAGCGTGCTGTTGAGGATTGCGTGAATGTCGGTTACTTCCCTGTTAATATTTCACTTCCGGTATTTGAATGTCACATTCACTCAAAAGAGAAAGAGTATTTTGATATTCATTATGCGTGGTGA
- a CDS encoding TraB/GumN family protein, whose amino-acid sequence MKNIHTKSVLPGIIFLFISINLFPQNYDESLLWEISDNGLTKPSYLYGTIHVQDKRVFELHDSVVIAIENCDAFAGELNMDSVYLQVMNYLAEIKYTGKSLEELLTKEEYEKLNKKSEKILGLPLNEIPIKDPRIITIALEDGELNEDFDFTLDEYLYRIAKYNKLKITSVETLEDQLNVLNSMTEEIIRESLLKIINDESTDIEELIIAYSRNDLKLINEMMTGWDEDFPELANVILYDRNIKMAEEINNLVKRQTVFIAIGAGHLSGERGVISLLAEDGFKLRPVFSSNTEVSDKYSVESMELLWQIYSPSTGEFEIEMPGTPFPIPFPVVDPDVKIESGMCLDIAEKSVFIAIKYETLSDINEKADSILQDILGWITVNTDSLKIESIVSVDGSAGKQIQTEINGMNALVNYYVVDKKILMFIASVPDDSAGKKNAERFFRSFRLKKNNH is encoded by the coding sequence ATGAAAAACATACATACAAAATCTGTCCTGCCTGGTATAATATTTTTATTCATTTCAATAAACCTTTTTCCACAGAACTATGATGAAAGTCTTTTGTGGGAAATTTCAGATAATGGTTTAACGAAACCATCCTACCTGTACGGTACAATTCACGTTCAGGATAAAAGAGTGTTTGAGCTGCATGATTCAGTTGTAATTGCAATCGAAAACTGCGATGCATTTGCAGGCGAGTTGAATATGGACTCGGTCTATTTACAGGTTATGAATTATTTGGCAGAAATAAAATATACAGGTAAAAGCTTAGAGGAATTATTAACAAAAGAAGAATATGAAAAGCTGAATAAAAAATCCGAGAAAATTCTGGGGCTGCCTCTGAATGAAATTCCTATCAAAGATCCCAGAATAATAACCATTGCATTAGAGGACGGGGAACTAAACGAAGATTTTGATTTCACGTTAGATGAATACCTATACAGAATTGCCAAATACAACAAACTGAAAATTACATCAGTTGAAACACTTGAGGATCAGCTTAATGTATTAAACTCAATGACAGAAGAAATAATTAGAGAGTCGTTATTAAAAATAATTAATGATGAATCAACAGACATTGAAGAGCTTATTATTGCTTACAGTAGAAATGATTTAAAACTCATAAACGAAATGATGACCGGGTGGGATGAAGATTTTCCCGAACTCGCAAATGTGATTTTATACGACCGGAATATTAAAATGGCTGAAGAGATCAATAATCTGGTTAAGCGCCAAACTGTGTTTATTGCAATCGGGGCGGGACATCTTTCCGGCGAGAGAGGAGTAATTTCTTTATTAGCCGAAGATGGATTTAAGTTGAGACCTGTATTCAGCAGCAACACAGAAGTAAGCGATAAATATTCTGTTGAAAGTATGGAACTGCTCTGGCAGATTTATTCTCCTTCAACAGGAGAGTTTGAAATTGAGATGCCGGGGACTCCATTTCCAATTCCGTTTCCAGTCGTTGATCCTGATGTAAAAATAGAATCCGGTATGTGTTTAGATATTGCGGAAAAAAGTGTGTTCATTGCGATCAAGTATGAAACTTTGTCAGATATTAATGAAAAAGCAGACAGTATCTTGCAGGATATTCTCGGATGGATCACGGTTAATACCGATTCACTAAAAATAGAATCAATTGTATCGGTAGATGGGAGTGCCGGTAAACAAATTCAAACCGAAATAAACGGGATGAACGCTCTTGTTAATTACTACGTTGTTGATAAAAAAATTTTGATGTTCATTGCCTCTGTTCCGGATGATTCAGCAGGAAAGAAAAATGCTGAAAGATTTTTTAGATCATTCAGGTTGAAAAAAAATAATCACTAA
- a CDS encoding lytic transglycosylase domain-containing protein, translating to MTIGNRHKYYYILTGFILAGGLYYLLNTFVFVNGVKADGKVNDDFPQGYKIISPYMPAQMEFAGENVPLNNYEVKERLDRELLVNTYWHSFTLLSIKRANRWFPVIEPILIRNNIPDDFKYVALIESGLANVISPAGATGFWQFLEKTAKEYGLTVNKEVDERYHVEKSTEAACRYLQKAYDLFGSWTVAAASYNMGIDGVAKQLERQRTKNYYNLVLGEETSRYMARILSVKLILTNPKRYGYELKDEDLYPPLQTKDMLVDSSINDLALFAINNGYNYKILKMYNPWLRDVTLTNKNRVQYYFKFPEEGSIEMIKE from the coding sequence ATGACAATAGGTAACAGACACAAATATTATTACATACTCACCGGGTTTATTTTAGCAGGCGGTTTGTATTATCTTCTTAACACTTTTGTTTTTGTAAACGGAGTTAAGGCTGATGGAAAAGTCAATGATGATTTTCCGCAGGGATATAAAATTATCTCTCCATATATGCCTGCGCAAATGGAATTTGCAGGAGAGAATGTTCCGCTGAATAATTATGAAGTTAAAGAAAGACTCGACCGCGAACTTTTGGTGAACACTTACTGGCATTCATTCACACTCTTATCAATTAAAAGAGCGAACAGGTGGTTCCCGGTAATCGAGCCGATATTAATAAGAAATAATATTCCGGATGATTTTAAATATGTCGCATTGATTGAAAGCGGACTTGCAAATGTTATCTCACCAGCAGGTGCAACAGGTTTCTGGCAGTTCCTTGAAAAGACAGCAAAGGAATACGGTCTTACCGTGAACAAGGAAGTGGATGAAAGATATCACGTTGAAAAATCAACTGAAGCTGCGTGCAGGTATTTGCAGAAAGCTTATGATCTTTTCGGAAGCTGGACAGTGGCTGCTGCTTCATACAATATGGGCATTGACGGAGTTGCCAAACAGCTTGAACGGCAGCGCACAAAAAATTATTACAATCTTGTTCTTGGTGAAGAAACATCGCGGTATATGGCAAGGATATTATCTGTGAAGTTGATACTTACAAATCCCAAACGATATGGTTATGAACTGAAGGATGAAGATTTATATCCGCCTTTACAAACCAAAGATATGCTTGTTGATTCATCGATAAATGATCTTGCTTTGTTCGCGATTAACAACGGGTACAATTATAAAATATTAAAAATGTATAACCCGTGGCTCAGAGATGTTACGCTTACAAACAAAAACAGAGTTCAATATTATTTTAAATTTCCTGAAGAGGGAAGTATTGAAATGATAAAAGAGTAA